The stretch of DNA AAAACTGCCGCGAAGCGCAGGGAGGAACTGCCCCCAGCTCTCTGGGCCCCCTCGCCCCGGGTTCCGGCGCGGGAATTGCGCGGGCCTCTGTGCGCGCAGATCAGGCAGCGGAGTTTGGGCCTGGGCACCGCGGGAAGGATTCTCCTCTGCCTATCCCGGGCCGCTGTGTCCCCGTGGGCAGGACAGGCCCCAGCCAAGGCCTAAGGGTGGGAGCCGGAAGGCGAGAAGGCCAGGCCTGCGCTGAAGGCAGAGCGCAGGCCGAGAGGCCAGGCGTCCGCCCACCTCAGCAGCGCCCCCCAGAAGGGAAACCTCTCGGGCCCGAGGGGCACTTACGTGCACACGGTTTTGATGTTCGTCTTGTCGTCCAGGCCCTGCGGGTAGTTGGCCATGCTGTCGCCCAGCTTGAGCAAACAGTCCGAAAAGCCCTTAAAGACCGCATCGCACTTGCCCGCTGCTCTCACGGCCTGCACCAGGTACGCTGCGGGGAGGAGGGACACGGGTGAGCAGCGTCGCGACCCCGCCCCGCAGCCCCCCGCACGCCCGCCCCCTCCAGCGCTGCCCACTAGCTCCCAGCCCCAGGTCGCGCCAGGGCCCAGGGTGAATGAGCTGCCTGGCCCGAGAGTGACTGACCGGCACCCAAGCCCGCGCCTTCTGCAGATGGTCGGTGTGTGAGCGGGTGTGGACGGGGGAGATGAGTCCAGGCCTTTCCTGCGACTCCCTCCGGCATCTCGCCGCATCTcatatctttttctgtttccatcgccccctcttctcacctcccccgtctcttttatttctctctttctcctccctccctcctgcgtTTCCCAACACTTCCCCAGCAAAGCCCGTCGAGGCTCTCGAGGTGCCATTTTCCATTTTCGAGGTGATGGAAGGGGTCTGACAGCAAAGAGCGGGGGCGAGGAAGGGGCTGGAAGGCGGCAGAGCGGGGGGCCATGCAGCCGAACCGGGCGCCACGGAGGGCGACAAAGCCTCGGACGCGGCGCCCGCTGCTTGGTGGGCGCTCAGCAAGCTCTGCCCAAGGAATATATTAATAATGTCTCTGGAGCCACCAGCAGCCACCGACGCGGACTCTTTCACTCTAAGGCCGATTGTCTACCGGGGAGTGTTCGTTCCGAGTGAGGTCCACGCGTgcaccctccctgccctcccccccctccccaggactgGGCGGGGACGAATGGCAGGGTCACACTGGGGTGCCTGAGCTAGTGACCCCGGGCCACCTCCGTGGAGGCCAAAGTGTGAGCCCGGCCCCTGGCTTCCCTCTGCCTCTATCCACCGCGCGGCTCCCGCGGAAAAACCGGCCACCACTCCCGCCAGCGACGGGCTGAGACCCTTCCTCTCCGGGTCCCAGCCCTGCGGCAGAGGGCCCAGGTGGCTGCCTGCTGCAGTGGGCTCTGCGTCTCTAGCTCCGGGTTCCCTCCTTGGGGGACCAGGATAGCAGCCGAAACGGTGGGAGGAAGTGGACAGGGGGTGGAGGAACGACCCAGGCTGCACCGAGGTCCTAGCTCCTGGTTTCAGGTCGGCCAACCCCCCACGGCGCCGGACCCGAGAGACAGGCTTCAGGCGGCGGGCACACTGCTGTGGCCATTTCTCTCCACCCCAAGGCCCACGAAGGCGGCTAAAGATTTAGGGCAAGCGGCCAAAAATACCCCCGGTGCCGGGAAGGCGCCAAGAAGCGCAGATCTGCGCCGCTGGCGCGAGGGGAGACGAGAGAGGGGGCGAAGCTTCTCAGCATCGAAATCGGCCTGCAGTGCCCCTATCCTGAGCTCCGGCCCTTCCCGGCATCGTTCCGGGCGCCAGGGCTCTCGTGTGAGTGTCCCCTGGGAGGACCCGAGGCCGGTCGGCGAGAGCCGGGCCTGAGGCAGGCAAAGGAGAAGGTGACCCAACCTGCAGAGGCCTTCGAGAGCGCACGGTTTGCAAATTGCTGCAGGAAGAGCTGGGCGGGCCTTGCGCTTTCTAATCCGGAACGGGAAGCTCCGGGGAAGGGACCCAGGTCAACTTCGACCTCGGCTCGGGCAGAGACGTAAACCTTATATATCTTCCCCATTCCCTTACGACACGCTCAGCGCCTCTGCGGCTGCACCAGCGAGGACACTGAGATAGAATCAAGCAATCAACGAATCTTTGTTCTAACAGAACACGGTCCCAGGGAAATCAACCCTGCACAGCGTCTCCTGTAATCCACACCGCAAATGCTGCTTTGCAGCGAAGAAACGAAATCAAATACAGTCcaacctccctcccaccccagctcccagtcTCTTCTTACCCCTTACCTCCAACCCCCCAAACTCAGGGGGAAAAAGTAGCCCTTAGGATGCATTGACCGTATTGGAAAGGGGGATTGGGGTTCACTGTGGTGGGGGGCG from Sus scrofa isolate TJ Tabasco breed Duroc chromosome 7, Sscrofa11.1, whole genome shotgun sequence encodes:
- the NRN1 gene encoding neuritin isoform X2, producing the protein METEKDMRCGEMPEGVAGKAWTHLPRPHPLTHRPSAEGAGLGAAYLVQAVRAAGKCDAVFKGFSDCLLKLGDSMANYPQGLDDKTNIKTVCTYWEDFHSCTVTALTDCQEGAKDMWDKLRKESKNLNIQGSLFELCGSGNGAAGSLLPALPVLLVALSAALATWLSF
- the NRN1 gene encoding neuritin isoform X1 — translated: MGKIYKVYVSARAEVEVDLGPFPGASRSGLESARPAQLFLQQFANRALSKASAAYLVQAVRAAGKCDAVFKGFSDCLLKLGDSMANYPQGLDDKTNIKTVCTYWEDFHSCTVTALTDCQEGAKDMWDKLRKESKNLNIQGSLFELCGSGNGAAGSLLPALPVLLVALSAALATWLSF